The following are from one region of the Nicotiana tomentosiformis chromosome 7, ASM39032v3, whole genome shotgun sequence genome:
- the LOC104111907 gene encoding small ribosomal subunit protein eS21-like produces the protein MQNEEGQNVDLYIPRKCSATNRVITSKDHASVQLNVGHLDDKGLYIPGSFTTFALCGFICAQGDADSALDRLWQKKKVEARQQ, from the coding sequence ATGCAGAATGAAGAGGGACAAAATGTGGATCTTTACATCCCCAGGAAATGCTCTGCTACCAACAGGGTGATCACTTCAAAGGATCATGCTTCTGTTCAACTTAATGTTGGGCATTTGGATGATAAGGGATTGTATATCCCTGGCAGTTTCACCACCTTTGCTCTTTGTGGTTTCATCTGTGCTCAGGGTGATGCTGACAGCGCATTGGATCGCCTCTGGCAGAAGAAGAAAGTTGAAGCTAGGCAACAGTAG